The Thalassotalea sp. HSM 43 genome window below encodes:
- a CDS encoding glycerophosphodiester phosphodiesterase — MLVLAHRGASGHEPENTLLAIENALQMQVDAIEIDVHWADGELVVIHDRKVDKTTDGQGQLKNLSFAQIRQLDAGKGQQIPTLDEVLELIQGKCPVNIELKADNTVVATLSAIDKAVQEYGFDYDQFLLSSFNHHLLLQIKSLNKAIDIGALTASCPVDYAAFAQRLNAYSVHISVDFINQAFVDDAHQRGLKVYVYTVDDEEDIIAMHQLGVDAIFSNYPTRSLLKIAHLKGAPKSDAPIN, encoded by the coding sequence ATGTTAGTTTTAGCTCACCGCGGTGCCAGCGGTCACGAACCTGAAAACACATTGTTGGCGATAGAAAATGCCTTGCAAATGCAGGTTGACGCCATTGAAATTGATGTGCATTGGGCCGATGGTGAGCTAGTGGTTATTCATGATCGAAAAGTCGATAAAACCACCGATGGTCAAGGCCAATTAAAGAACCTCAGCTTTGCGCAAATTCGACAGCTCGATGCTGGTAAAGGCCAACAAATCCCGACCTTAGATGAAGTGCTTGAACTTATTCAAGGCAAGTGTCCGGTAAATATCGAACTGAAAGCGGATAATACCGTTGTTGCGACCTTAAGCGCCATCGATAAAGCGGTTCAGGAGTATGGATTCGACTACGATCAATTTCTCTTGTCGAGCTTTAATCACCACTTATTATTGCAGATTAAATCGCTAAATAAGGCGATAGATATCGGCGCATTAACCGCCAGTTGCCCTGTCGATTACGCTGCATTCGCACAGCGCTTAAACGCCTACAGTGTGCATATCAGCGTTGACTTTATTAATCAGGCATTTGTCGACGACGCCCATCAACGCGGCCTTAAAGTATATGTTTATACCGTCGATGACGAAGAAGATATCATCGCCATGCACCAGCTTGGTGTCGATGCTATTTTTAGCAATTACCCGACCCGCTCATTACTGAAAATCGCCCATTTAAAAGGGGCACCTAAATCGGATGCCCCTATTAACTAA
- a CDS encoding type II secretion system protein N codes for MAIVKKYLAPAGAFLVLYLLFVVANAPAKKIIGHFKLPKTVQLGQISGSIFSGNVDSVYLGQHKIEDVRWSLSVLSLLTFNPSADVEFGNPRLGYSGRFTASDLLSVASLQDVKINADADYIASKLNLMIDIKAAGQVQLDLPEYTPGKAVCNAATGIVNWQQAQLDATGEYVPLGDLAADISCEKGNVLLAVKPENNLGLQLDAIFNGRRLSATGFLQPGAKFPEQLQPMLGFMGKKDNQGRYRIRL; via the coding sequence ATGGCTATCGTTAAGAAGTATTTAGCCCCTGCCGGGGCATTTCTAGTATTGTATTTGCTATTTGTTGTAGCCAATGCACCGGCAAAGAAAATCATTGGTCATTTTAAATTACCAAAAACCGTTCAACTAGGTCAGATCTCTGGCTCTATATTTTCCGGTAACGTCGATAGCGTTTACTTAGGTCAACACAAAATAGAAGATGTGCGTTGGTCATTAAGTGTTTTGTCATTATTAACCTTTAACCCGAGTGCCGATGTTGAATTCGGTAACCCGCGATTGGGTTATAGTGGTCGCTTTACCGCATCTGATCTACTGTCTGTGGCGTCATTACAAGATGTCAAAATCAATGCTGATGCTGACTACATTGCCAGCAAACTCAATCTAATGATTGATATTAAGGCTGCAGGTCAAGTACAGCTAGACTTACCAGAGTACACCCCAGGCAAAGCCGTATGTAATGCAGCTACAGGTATTGTTAATTGGCAGCAAGCACAACTTGATGCAACTGGCGAATATGTCCCATTAGGCGATTTGGCTGCGGATATTAGCTGTGAAAAAGGCAACGTGCTGCTGGCAGTTAAACCAGAAAATAACCTAGGCTTGCAACTCGATGCGATATTTAATGGACGTCGTTTATCAGCAACGGGTTTCTTACAACCAGGTGCTAAATTCCCAGAGCAGCTGCAACCAATGCTAGGCTTTATGGGCAAAAAAGATAATCAAGGGCGTTATCGAATACGACTGTAA
- the gspL gene encoding type II secretion system protein GspL has protein sequence MRETLFIRISAQPQAPLQWLILSHEHEDEIASGELDSKEQLATLLEKAEGRQLTVLVDSTAIGLRKLKVPGKNDRSIRAATPYMLEEELAEDVDELFFAYANKPKDFQGDENCFVAYSSHQQITTWLSWFEEAGLVVKRIIPDVLCMPLHDGLSMVAINDQCLLRYGGFSGFVVDKSLLPLAVEHLAQVHEEEDEDDAEPMRMHCYSPFETELESVDVISEAYPLPLLLLARHSKDVSFNLLQGDFQVKEKRSPHIQNWLWVAGIAAFALLLNLIGKVVQLNQLENQYTAVGKKIEASYKKAFPKTKRVRLTTVKSQIERQLQALGASGEGNGFLPILADVQPAFADVPQIKPSSIRFDGKRQELRLSVVGNDYQSFERFKQKLESSNFDVKVGAQNNQGDQISGSFNIRSKS, from the coding sequence ATGCGGGAAACATTATTTATACGTATCTCTGCCCAACCACAAGCTCCGCTGCAATGGCTGATTTTATCCCATGAACATGAGGATGAGATTGCCAGTGGCGAACTTGACAGTAAAGAGCAGTTAGCGACATTGCTTGAGAAAGCCGAAGGTCGCCAACTGACGGTATTGGTTGACAGTACGGCCATTGGTTTGCGCAAGCTAAAAGTACCAGGCAAAAATGACCGCTCAATACGGGCGGCAACACCTTATATGTTGGAAGAAGAGCTAGCTGAAGACGTAGATGAGTTGTTTTTTGCCTACGCCAATAAGCCCAAGGATTTTCAAGGCGACGAAAATTGCTTTGTTGCCTACAGCAGCCATCAACAAATAACTACCTGGCTATCTTGGTTTGAAGAGGCTGGCTTGGTGGTTAAACGCATTATTCCTGATGTGCTGTGTATGCCATTGCACGATGGCTTGAGCATGGTGGCTATCAACGATCAATGCCTTTTGCGTTACGGTGGCTTTAGTGGGTTTGTGGTCGATAAGTCGTTGTTACCGTTGGCGGTAGAGCACTTAGCACAGGTTCATGAAGAAGAAGACGAAGACGATGCCGAGCCAATGCGTATGCATTGTTATAGTCCGTTTGAAACCGAACTTGAATCCGTAGATGTAATCAGCGAAGCATACCCATTACCTTTGTTATTGCTTGCACGCCATAGCAAAGATGTTAGCTTTAACTTATTGCAAGGTGACTTTCAGGTTAAAGAGAAGCGCTCACCACATATTCAAAACTGGTTATGGGTGGCCGGTATAGCCGCATTTGCATTGTTGTTGAATTTGATCGGCAAAGTGGTTCAGCTTAATCAATTAGAAAATCAATACACCGCGGTTGGCAAGAAAATTGAAGCCAGCTATAAAAAGGCGTTCCCAAAGACCAAGCGTGTCCGTTTAACAACGGTTAAGAGTCAAATTGAAAGACAGTTGCAAGCCCTAGGTGCTAGTGGCGAAGGTAATGGCTTTTTACCCATCCTTGCTGACGTGCAACCTGCATTTGCTGATGTGCCGCAAATTAAACCGAGTTCGATTCGCTTCGATGGCAAGCGCCAAGAACTGCGACTTTCCGTTGTTGGCAATGACTATCAGAGTTTTGAACGTTTTAAGCAAAAACTTGAAAGTTCTAATTTTGACGTTAAAGTTGGTGCGCAGAACAATCAAGGTGACCAGATAAGTGGTTCGTTTAATATCAGGAGTAAGTCATGA
- the gspM gene encoding type II secretion system protein GspM gives MKQWWLGLNPREQKLAAIMGVVVAIFIFYFLIWQPLNNSVEKAQQKLERQQQLAAWVDENLPKLQALQKAGGIKSTGGSLSSIVNRTAKRQSIDIARMQPQGDDLQVWIDEVPFNTFVSWLNNLNSNEGVLIESIDITEGNAPGTIAVRRLQLAKAG, from the coding sequence ATGAAGCAATGGTGGTTAGGACTTAATCCAAGAGAACAAAAATTAGCGGCGATTATGGGCGTCGTGGTTGCGATATTTATATTTTATTTTTTAATATGGCAGCCGTTAAATAACAGTGTAGAAAAGGCACAACAGAAGCTTGAGAGACAGCAGCAATTAGCGGCTTGGGTTGATGAGAATCTACCAAAACTGCAAGCATTGCAAAAAGCTGGTGGTATCAAGAGCACTGGTGGCAGTTTATCAAGCATTGTGAATCGCACGGCTAAGCGTCAATCGATTGATATTGCTCGCATGCAACCGCAAGGTGACGATTTGCAAGTTTGGATTGATGAAGTGCCTTTTAATACTTTCGTTAGCTGGCTTAATAATTTGAACAGTAACGAAGGTGTACTGATTGAATCCATAGATATAACTGAAGGTAATGCGCCGGGAACTATTGCGGTGCGTCGTTTACAATTAGCTAAAGCAGGATAA